A single genomic interval of Macadamia integrifolia cultivar HAES 741 chromosome 6, SCU_Mint_v3, whole genome shotgun sequence harbors:
- the LOC122080857 gene encoding uncharacterized protein LOC122080857, giving the protein MGKDWSWGGRSTTTSRKAERETTSGCISGVLQLFPLHQPCFKTPISSFLQEDPTILEGPEAPRNSLESEEGPCMGTVSLSSIMKEGDLNLPMGIRIGTKVDNAGRGETKGRMEENLSNLETSNSPAITKTPNLVARLMGLDVLPDGFSPSFSCSSSTSSSVHTSTRSEKIACAALKRDLRSRRNLHCRTNSNINFKEREVRYETMTGSRSLPDTPRISSARSSADADPRLSLQINKENLMLLPEELQILSRNSFSYSPYSTKSRKKEWRQGENENKSPSYSARHIVKQVKDSVGRRKMGLDITNTTGNGANEGEGDSPTIKSQKKKRLSRTRMADESTPSCSPRLRFLELKNKPVTVTSTSNDSSSHSRRPSSKPLQFSSPQPTPSPPQPSLTTRKPKCQKGNSSERFSQRLTKPPKISETVRNKREEAFVRAFPATKANLSDKKCKKTPLSNDLVNIAVPSVVLLNKEQQDSSTTQKPAAQESKRSPPLSSGLSRKYNKQEETEALAHQDDNKGNKNGGGSDAEFRYVKGILLRTGIFRDGFVSIRRWYSPCHPLNPLIFHHLEHSFPYSKIENEKEVEDLGLLRPRCNRKLMFELVDEILEDELRPYLNMKPWLRRIDRGGFSPKDTQMTGLQLLERLWFRIQSYPAANCQILQDIDALVEKDLPDANMRTLFPEEGESIVFEIEHHILDSLLRETAADLDSGLPVNTDRPRIVRSQDRHWNVGTNEGSFMLGDDVSESPFRTETCNCRTMMRYRI; this is encoded by the exons ATGGGTAAAGACTGGTCCTGGGGTGGTCGATCCACAACCACCTCCAGGAAAGCTGAGAGGGAGACTACTTCAGGTTGCATTAGTGGTGTACTTCAGCTATTTCCTTTACATCAACCTTGTTTCAAGACCCCCATTTCATCATTTCTTCAAGAAGACCCCACAATCCTCGAAG GTCCTGAAGCACCAAGGAATAGCTTGGAATCAGAGGAGGGTCCCTGCATGGGAACTGTGTCCTTGTCTTCAATCATGAAGGAAGGCGACTTGAATCTTCCA ATGGGAATTCGAATAGGTACAAAAGTTGATAATGCAGGAAGAGGAGAGACGAAAGGACGCATGGAGGAAAATTTATCTAATTTAGAGACCAGCAATTCTCCTGCCATCactaaaaccccaaatctcGTGGCTCGTCTCATGGGTCTTGATGTTCTCCCTGATGggttctctccttctttctcctgTTCATCTTCCACCTCCTCTTCAGTCCATACCAGTACACGCTCAGAGAAAATTGCCTGTGCAGCATTGAAGAGAGACCTTCGTTCCCGACGAAATCTCCACTGTAGAACCAACAGTAACATCAATTTCAAAGAGAGGGAAGTAAGGTACGAGACGATGACAGGAAGCCGTTCTTTGCCGGACACTCCAAGGATATCTTCGGCCAGAAGCTCAGCCGATGCTGATCCCAGGCTCTCTCTTCAGATCAACAAAGAGAATCTAATGCTTTTACCAGAAGAACTTCAAATTCTCTCAAGAAACTCCTTTTCTTACTCGCCTTATTCTACCAAGTCTAGAAAGAAAGAGTGGAGGCAGGGAGAGAACGAGAACAAAAGCCCAAGCTACTCTGCTCGACATATCGTCAAACAGGTTAAAGACAGTGTTGGCAGAAGAAAAATGGGTCTCGATATTACAAACACCACCGGGAATGGAGCGAACGAAGGTGAAGGTGATAGTCCCACGATCAAATCACAGAAAAAAAAGCGTCTTAGTCGTACGAGAATGGCAGATGAATCGACCCCATCATGCTCTCCACGGTTAAGGTTTTTGGAGCTCAAGAATAAACCAGTCACGGTGACCTCAACAAGTAATGATTCAAGCTCACACAGCCGAAGACCTTCATCGAAACCTCTCCAATTCTCTTCACCACAACCAACTCCATCACCACCTCAACCATCACTCACTACAAGGAAACCGAAATGTCAAAAGGGGAACAGCAGCGAGCGCTTCAGTCAACGTCTTACAAAACCTCCGAAGATTTCAGAAACAGTTCGTAACAAGAGAGAGGAAGCATTTGTTCGTGCATTCCCAGCAACAAAAGCTAATCTCTCAGACAAGAAATGTAAGAAAACTCCATTATCGAACGACCTTGTTAACATCGCCGTTCCCTCCGTCGTTCTGCTCAACAAAGAACAGCAAGACTCGTCTACCACTCAAAAACCG gcaGCTCAAGAATCAAAAAGGAGTCCACCGTTATCTAGTGGTTTGAGCCGGAAGTACAACAAACAAGAAGAGACGGAGGCGCTCGCCCACCAAGACGACAACAAGGGCAACAAGAACGGTGGTGGTAGTGATGCAGAATTCCGGTACGTAAAGGGTATACTTTTACGTACCGGAATTTTCAGGGATGGGTTTGTTTCAATCAGGAGATGGTACTCTCCGTGTCACCCTCTCAATCCATTAATTTTCCACCACCTCGAACATTCCTTCCCCTACTCCAAAATCGAGAAcgaaaaagaagttgaagatcTGGGTCTGTTAAGGCCTCGCTGCAACAGAAAGCTGATGTTCGAATTAGTGGATGAGATTCTGGAAGACGAGCTGAGGCCTTATCTGAACATGAAACCATGGCTTCGTCGCATCGATCGTGGTGGGTTTTCGCCAAAGGACACCCAAATGACTGGGTTGCAGCTTTTGGAACGCTTGTGGTTTCGCATCCAGAGCTACCCTGCCGCCAACTGCCAGATCCTACAAGACATCGACGCCCTCGTCGAGAAGGACTTGCCTGACGCTAACATGCGCACGTTGTTCCCTGAGGAAGGCGAGTCGATTGTCTTCGAGATCGAGCATCACATTCTCGACTCACTCCTCCGTGAGACCGCTGCCGATCTCGATTCCGGACTTCCGGTCAATACGGATCGGCCACGGATCGTGCGGAGTCAAGATCGGCATTGGAACGTTGGGACGAACGAAGGTTCCTTCATGTTGGGTGATGACGTCAGCGAGTCTCCGTTCCGTACAGAAACTTGTAACTGCCGCACAATGATGAGATACAGGATCTGA